GTTTCCGTAACCCACGATATAAATCTGGCATCACTTTACTGTGACAGAATGATACTTCTTAACGCAGGGAATATCCACTGCATGGGTACTCCGGACGAGGTGATTACAGAATCCAATATCAAAGAGGTTTATGAAACAGATGTATCAGTGGATCGCAATCCACAGACAGGATTGCCGAGAGTAACATTATTGAGTTCACATTAATCCCCCTCACTCTCCTTTAAAAAAGGGAAGGACTGGTCACTTCCCCCTTTTGTAAAGGGGGATCAAGGAGGATTTTAAATCTGTCAGATTTAGGGTCTGTCATGAAACATGACAGACCCAAAGGAACCCGGTCAAATACCGGCGCTGCCCCGCAACTGTAGGCGGAACGAAATCCACAAACGACAGTGATTAGTGGACAGTGATTAGCAAGACTATCACTAAACATTGTTCACTGAACATCGGCCACTGGAGTAAATAGTTGTTTCCTGACCACTAAACACTGGTCACCGACAACTGTATTTCCGGGAAGGTGTGGAAAGTAGGCGTTGCCGCGAGCCAGGAGACTTATCTGACGGATAAAATAGTACCCGGAAGAAAATTAGGAGTTTTCGTTCAGGTACTGAAATAACATTCCAGACGGAGGGAAAAGGAGGTTATGATAAAAAGAGGTATGAAAAAGCTATTAATTTTGTTGACATGTCTGTTTGTTGCTTCATCTGTCGCTGTTTATGCACAGGAAGAGGGAGATACCGTAACTATGGAAGAAACGGTGGTGACGGCAAGCAGGATAGAGGAGCCTTTAAAATATTCACCTGATTCCGTTACCATTGTTACCGGGGAAGAAATTCAAAAAAAGGGGAAACAGACCGTTACGGATGTCCTCAGAGATGTTCCGGGTGTTTTCATTAAACAGAGCGGGTCACACGGCGGGGAAGAGGAGATTTATATACGCGGGACGAATAGCGCCCATACGTTGATTATGATCGATGGCGTGCAGGTGGGCGATCCCATGAAGTCGACTGGAAAAATAAAAATCACCGATATTTCAACTGATAACATTGAAAAGATAGAGATTATCCGCGGCGCACAGAGCGTACTATATGGATCGGATGCCATCGGAGGCGTCATCAACATCATTACCAAGAAGGGCAGGGGAAAACCGAAATATTATCTCTCCGCGGAAGGTGGGTCGTATGAGACCTTCAGGGAAAAAGTGGGTGTCAGCGGATCAACAGATAAGATAAATTACGCCGCATCTGTGTCACGTTTAGATACCAAGGGCGTATCAAAGGCGGATGAAGAACTGGGGAATACCGAAGAAGATTATTATCATGATACCAACCTTTCTACCCGTGTCGGTGGTCAGATCAGTGAAACGATAAGAGCGAATATTTCGGTACATCACTCTGAATCGTCCATGGATTACGATAACCCTGGAGTTGACGTCGATAAGGTCATGAATACAACCATAACAAGTGTTTCTACAAACCTCGATCAGGACCTTTTTGACTGGTGGCAGCATGTTGTCAAGCTCGGTGTCACGGAGGTCGAGAGGGAGTATATGAATCAGGGGGCATTCAATAACAGTTTTGATGGGACCATCAAAGTGGCATCGTGGCAGCACAATTTTTTTATCGGGGATATCGATACAGTTACCGCAGGGTTTGATTATAAGGAAGAGGATGGGGACAGTAAGAGTTCTTCGGGAAGCGATATAGCAAAAAAAAGTGTTGATACCAAAGGCTTTTTTATCCAGAACAAATTGACACCGTTAAAAGGCATGTCTTTTACCCTCGGTGCACGTCATGACGATCATCAAACATTTGGCGGCGAAGATACCTATAAAGGGGCTTTGGCCTATTTCTCTGAAAAGACGGGAACGAAGATAAGGGGAAGCTACGCTACGGGGTTCCGGGCGCCGTCGCTCTACCAACTTTATTCAAGCTCTGGTGATGCCAATCTTAAGCCTGAAGAAAGTAAGGGTTACGATGCGGGCATAGACCAAAAGCTTTTCGGGGAAAAGGTGTCATTATCTTTAACTTATTTCCACACCAAAATCGACAATATGATCAAGTATGATGATGATCCGGCTATTAAAAAATACCGTAATATCGCAAAGGTCAGAACCGAGGGCTGGGAGACTGTCCTTTCATGCCGGCCGATAAAGAGTTTAAGCCTTCACGCTCATTACACCTATACCGAAGCTAAAAATGAAGGAGATTCGAATAACGGGAAGTATCTGCAGTATCGCCCGCAGCACACCGGAGGCGCGGCTATTAACATCAAGCCCCTGGAACAGTTGAATCTGAATCTCAATGCTCAGTATGTCGGCAAAAGATACCGCAATGACAGCAACACCGAGGAAATGCCCGCGTACACACTTTTTAATCTTGCCGCTTCCTATGATGTGAATAAACATTTGCAATTCTTCGGAAGGGTTGAAAACTTAACCGACAAGAAATATCAGTCGGTTTATCAATACGGCGAACCGGGCATTGGTGTTTATGGCGGCATCAAGGTAACTTTTTGAGCTACGAAAGAATGATAGTTTCGTAAAAAGTCAGTTTTTGTCACCCTGGATTTATTTCAGGGTCTCTAACTTGCTGAAATGATTAGATGCTGAAACAAGTTCAGCATGACAAATAACACATTTTGAGACTTTTTACGAACTTGTCAAGATTAAAGCGGTGTATGTTTGGAAGGAGGGAACGTCTTTTCTTCTAAACAAAAAATGGTTATCCCCTGTCTCCCCGGGGTTGGCGCGGTCTACCTCCTTATAAAGAGTGCCAACTACGGGGAGGCATCCAGAATTCTTCGGGGCATCAATACTGACGGTCTCGTAAAAAGTTTTTTATTGTCACCTAAAATCATGTCCTGAACTTGTTTCAGGATCATTCAGGGTCTCTAACTTCTTGAAATAATTAGATGCTGAAACAAGTGAGATCCTGAAACGAGTTCAGGATGACAAAGAATCAGTTTCATGACTTTTTACGAAACCGTCAATACTTATTTACGAGTTTCGTCAATTCGATATAGTTTCCATTCCAAAGTCCGGATGTCTTAACAGGGACGAAAAAGGGGCATAACACGGGGGAACAATGAAAGGATATGTTCAGGTTTATACGGGCAGTGGCAAGGGAAAGACAACAGCGGCGCTTGGGCTCGCCCTGCGTGCAGCCGGTGCCGGCCTTAAAGTGTATATCGCCCAGTTTGTCAAGGGAATGAGGTATAGCGAGATTAATATCTTGGACAAACTATCAGACTTTATTACAGTGAAACAGTACGGCCGGAGCTGTTTTATTAACAGAAACCCCGATGAGAAAGATATTCGAGCCGCACGGGAAGGTCTCAAAGAAGCAAGAGAGATCATGTGCTCCGGCAAGTACCAGGTGATTATTCTTGATGAGGCCACTATTGCCACCCATTACAATCTCTTTTCCGCGGAGGAGCTGCTCGATTTTATCCGGGTAAAACCGGAAGATGTCGAACTGGTAATTACGGGCAGGATGGCAGACCCCCGGATTATCGAGGAGGCTGACCTGGTAACGGAAAT
The DNA window shown above is from Syntrophales bacterium and carries:
- the cobO gene encoding cob(I)yrinic acid a,c-diamide adenosyltransferase, which codes for MKGYVQVYTGSGKGKTTAALGLALRAAGAGLKVYIAQFVKGMRYSEINILDKLSDFITVKQYGRSCFINRNPDEKDIRAAREGLKEAREIMCSGKYQVIILDEATIATHYNLFSAEELLDFIRVKPEDVELVITGRMADPRIIEEADLVTEMKEVKHYYQSGVKARDGIER
- a CDS encoding ABC transporter ATP-binding protein, whose product is VSVTHDINLASLYCDRMILLNAGNIHCMGTPDEVITESNIKEVYETDVSVDRNPQTGLPRVTLLSSH
- a CDS encoding TonB-dependent receptor, with product MIKRGMKKLLILLTCLFVASSVAVYAQEEGDTVTMEETVVTASRIEEPLKYSPDSVTIVTGEEIQKKGKQTVTDVLRDVPGVFIKQSGSHGGEEEIYIRGTNSAHTLIMIDGVQVGDPMKSTGKIKITDISTDNIEKIEIIRGAQSVLYGSDAIGGVINIITKKGRGKPKYYLSAEGGSYETFREKVGVSGSTDKINYAASVSRLDTKGVSKADEELGNTEEDYYHDTNLSTRVGGQISETIRANISVHHSESSMDYDNPGVDVDKVMNTTITSVSTNLDQDLFDWWQHVVKLGVTEVEREYMNQGAFNNSFDGTIKVASWQHNFFIGDIDTVTAGFDYKEEDGDSKSSSGSDIAKKSVDTKGFFIQNKLTPLKGMSFTLGARHDDHQTFGGEDTYKGALAYFSEKTGTKIRGSYATGFRAPSLYQLYSSSGDANLKPEESKGYDAGIDQKLFGEKVSLSLTYFHTKIDNMIKYDDDPAIKKYRNIAKVRTEGWETVLSCRPIKSLSLHAHYTYTEAKNEGDSNNGKYLQYRPQHTGGAAINIKPLEQLNLNLNAQYVGKRYRNDSNTEEMPAYTLFNLAASYDVNKHLQFFGRVENLTDKKYQSVYQYGEPGIGVYGGIKVTF